The Croceicoccus marinus genome contains a region encoding:
- a CDS encoding NAD(P)/FAD-dependent oxidoreductase: MKVGIVGAGIAGLACADRLAEQGWQVRLFDKGRGPGGRMSTRRLATGDGDASFDHGAQYLTARDPRFCKAVADWQARGIVAPWPAAGKDALVGVPAMNAVVRDMAERHDVTFGAAVRAVEHQSNGWHLHLAGSAAGPFDILILAIPAEQAGPFLSLHDFALGRAALRERSLPCWTAMLAFDRPLPIAADALRSAGIIGWAARNNAKPGRSGPESWVLHANPEWSQRHCEDEGDSVLERMLAAFADEFDVELPAPTASAIHRWRFARTPGTGDAILWNGDKLLGACGDWLLGPRVECAWLSGDMLGARIVSSITGDHKVESAA; the protein is encoded by the coding sequence ATGAAAGTTGGTATCGTCGGTGCGGGAATCGCTGGCCTTGCCTGCGCCGACCGGCTGGCGGAGCAGGGCTGGCAGGTCCGCCTGTTCGACAAGGGGCGAGGCCCGGGCGGACGCATGTCGACGCGCCGGCTGGCGACCGGGGATGGCGACGCCTCGTTCGATCACGGCGCGCAATATCTGACGGCGCGCGACCCGCGCTTCTGCAAGGCGGTGGCCGACTGGCAAGCGCGCGGCATCGTCGCGCCATGGCCCGCGGCGGGCAAGGATGCGCTGGTCGGCGTGCCCGCGATGAACGCGGTCGTGCGCGACATGGCCGAAAGGCACGACGTCACCTTCGGCGCCGCTGTCCGCGCGGTCGAGCATCAAAGCAATGGCTGGCACCTGCATCTCGCGGGCAGCGCGGCTGGGCCGTTCGACATCCTGATCCTCGCCATTCCGGCCGAACAGGCGGGGCCGTTCCTGTCGCTGCACGATTTCGCGCTGGGCCGTGCTGCCTTGCGCGAAAGATCGTTGCCGTGCTGGACCGCGATGCTGGCCTTCGACCGGCCGCTGCCGATTGCCGCCGACGCGTTGAGGAGCGCGGGAATCATCGGCTGGGCGGCCCGCAACAATGCCAAGCCCGGACGGAGCGGCCCGGAAAGCTGGGTCCTGCACGCCAATCCGGAATGGAGCCAACGCCATTGCGAGGATGAAGGCGATTCCGTGCTGGAACGGATGCTCGCCGCCTTCGCCGACGAATTCGACGTCGAGTTGCCCGCGCCGACCGCCAGCGCCATCCACCGCTGGCGCTTTGCCAGGACGCCCGGAACCGGCGACGCGATCCTGTGGAACGGCGATAAGCTGCTGGGCGCGTGCGGCGACTGGCTGCTGGGCCCGCGCGTCGAATGCGCGTGGCTGTCGGGCGACATGCTGGGTGCGCGCATCGTGTCGAGCATAACCGGCGATCACAAGGTCGAGAGCGCGGCCTGA
- a CDS encoding cupin domain-containing protein: protein MPRKINLDEKFAQFSDHWAPRVAGRYNGNEIRLVRAAGDFQWHCHPDTDELFIVVEGELVMEFRDHVETLGPGEMIVVPRGVEHFPRVPEGEVRMIVIDPADTANTGDTSTAFTPLEI, encoded by the coding sequence ATGCCGCGCAAGATCAACCTGGACGAGAAGTTCGCCCAGTTCTCCGACCACTGGGCGCCGCGCGTGGCGGGGCGCTACAACGGGAACGAGATCAGGCTGGTGCGCGCAGCGGGCGATTTCCAGTGGCATTGCCACCCCGACACCGACGAATTGTTCATCGTGGTCGAGGGCGAGCTCGTCATGGAATTCCGCGATCACGTCGAAACGCTGGGGCCGGGCGAGATGATCGTCGTGCCGCGCGGCGTCGAACATTTCCCGCGCGTGCCCGAAGGTGAGGTCAGGATGATCGTCATCGACCCCGCCGACACCGCCAATACGGGCGACACATCCACCGCCTTCACTCCGCTCGAAATCTAG
- a CDS encoding YbaB/EbfC family nucleoid-associated protein, with amino-acid sequence MKSMEEMLQAAQQAAQNIQKQMNEAQATLDGIEVEGVSGGGLVKIRCTAKGRILGVTIDDSLMVPAEKQMLEDLITAAFNDARSRADSRANEEMQKVQQGAGLPPGFDLSKLGL; translated from the coding sequence ATGAAATCGATGGAAGAAATGCTCCAGGCCGCACAGCAGGCCGCGCAGAACATCCAGAAGCAGATGAATGAGGCGCAGGCCACGCTCGACGGCATCGAGGTGGAAGGCGTATCGGGCGGCGGTCTGGTCAAGATCCGCTGCACTGCCAAGGGCCGCATCCTGGGCGTAACCATCGACGACAGCCTGATGGTGCCCGCCGAAAAGCAGATGCTGGAAGACCTGATCACCGCCGCCTTCAACGACGCCCGCAGCCGTGCCGACAGCCGCGCGAACGAGGAAATGCAGAAGGTGCAGCAGGGCGCCGGCCTGCCGCCGGGCTTCGACCTGTCCAAGCTGGGGCTCTGA
- a CDS encoding PAS domain-containing protein: protein MSASDLIASSTVAAVVSDPRLPDNPIVECNPAFIALTGYSRDEIIGQNCRFLRGPDTEQALTEELRDGIRNKRPTMVEILNYKKDGTPFRNAVMVAPIFDADGHLEYFLGSQMEINAPADGVGEDRRSQARQRIEELTPRQKEILIEIARGKLNKQIAYELDLSERTIKMHRAALLRTLGIRTTAEAIRVVIEAGY from the coding sequence ATGAGCGCGTCCGACCTCATCGCATCGAGCACGGTGGCAGCCGTCGTCAGCGATCCGCGACTGCCCGACAACCCGATTGTCGAGTGCAATCCTGCGTTTATCGCGCTCACCGGCTATAGCCGTGACGAGATCATCGGCCAGAACTGCCGCTTCCTTCGCGGGCCGGACACGGAACAGGCCCTGACCGAGGAATTGCGCGACGGGATCCGCAACAAGCGGCCCACCATGGTCGAGATCCTGAACTACAAGAAGGACGGCACGCCGTTCCGCAATGCGGTGATGGTCGCGCCGATCTTCGACGCCGACGGGCATCTGGAATATTTCCTCGGCTCGCAGATGGAGATCAACGCGCCCGCCGACGGCGTGGGTGAAGACCGGCGGAGCCAGGCGCGCCAGCGGATCGAGGAATTGACCCCGCGACAAAAGGAAATCCTGATCGAGATCGCGCGCGGCAAGCTGAACAAGCAGATCGCCTACGAACTGGACCTGAGCGAGCGGACCATCAAGATGCACCGCGCGGCGCTGCTGCGCACGCTGGGCATCAGGACCACCGCCGAGGCGATCCGGGTGGTCATCGAGGCCGGGTACTGA
- a CDS encoding DNA polymerase III subunit gamma/tau produces MGDSPDIFDAEPEGEGAAQPTAAELEAAGQNALFGAPAPDAPPSPDAPPAAPIQAPMPPPQAAAPAQPYRVLARKYRPQTFGQLIGQDAMVQTLANAIKRDRLAHAFLMTGVRGVGKTSTARLIAKALNCIGPDGQGGPTIDPCGICEPCRAIAEGRHIDVIEMDAASHTGVDDVREIIEAVRYAAVSARYKIYIIDEVHMLSRNAFNALLKTLEEPPAHVKFLFATTEVDKLPVTVLSRCQRFDLRRITSPMLKDHFAWVCREEQVDADDEALSMVAGAAEGSVRDGLSILDQAIAHADMATEGDGTTVTAEQVREMLGLADKGVQRRLLTALLAGDGADMLAVIDNQYSLGVEPLALMRAQMDLVHRITLFQLGSRGGKGSQPDAPTAEERDAIADWAERLRPGQLHRLWQLLLKGHDEVRTAPDPLVAAQMALLRVMHAADMPDPGELARRLDDIAPRPAAARPADGQGGAGASAPAARLDWPELVESVENAGALRIGQIMRDYVRVVELAPGTLRYHLAPEYKGDAGPDLRDGLQQATGTRWQVERAEPGEDGMPSLGEAAKARAEAETRGIHESPLVKAALAAFPGAKLLEHGRMDNGGDAHEARYRQA; encoded by the coding sequence ATGGGCGATTCACCCGATATCTTCGACGCCGAACCGGAAGGCGAGGGCGCGGCTCAGCCCACGGCTGCGGAACTGGAAGCGGCAGGCCAGAATGCGCTGTTCGGCGCGCCTGCCCCTGACGCTCCCCCTTCCCCTGACGCTCCGCCTGCCGCGCCGATCCAGGCCCCGATGCCGCCCCCGCAAGCGGCTGCGCCGGCGCAGCCCTATCGCGTGCTGGCCCGCAAATATCGTCCGCAGACCTTCGGCCAGCTGATCGGGCAGGACGCGATGGTCCAGACCCTGGCCAATGCGATCAAGCGCGACCGGCTGGCGCACGCGTTCCTGATGACCGGCGTGCGCGGGGTGGGCAAGACATCGACCGCGCGCCTGATCGCCAAGGCACTGAACTGCATCGGGCCGGACGGGCAGGGCGGGCCGACGATCGACCCGTGCGGCATATGCGAACCCTGCCGCGCCATTGCCGAAGGGCGCCATATCGACGTGATCGAGATGGACGCTGCCAGCCACACCGGCGTCGACGACGTGCGCGAGATCATCGAGGCGGTGCGCTATGCAGCCGTGTCGGCGCGCTACAAGATCTATATCATCGACGAGGTTCACATGCTGTCGCGCAATGCCTTCAACGCATTGCTCAAGACGCTCGAGGAACCGCCCGCGCATGTGAAATTCCTGTTCGCCACGACCGAGGTGGACAAGCTGCCTGTCACGGTGCTTTCGCGCTGCCAGCGTTTCGACCTGCGGCGGATCACTTCGCCCATGCTAAAGGATCATTTCGCATGGGTCTGCCGCGAAGAGCAGGTCGACGCGGATGACGAGGCGCTGTCGATGGTGGCGGGCGCGGCGGAGGGTTCGGTGCGCGACGGGCTGTCGATTCTGGACCAGGCGATCGCCCACGCCGACATGGCGACCGAGGGAGACGGCACCACCGTCACCGCCGAGCAGGTTCGCGAGATGCTGGGCCTGGCCGACAAGGGCGTGCAGCGGCGGTTGCTGACCGCCCTGCTGGCCGGCGACGGGGCGGACATGCTGGCGGTCATCGACAACCAATATTCGCTGGGCGTGGAGCCGCTTGCCCTGATGCGCGCGCAGATGGACCTGGTGCACCGCATCACCCTGTTCCAGCTTGGCAGCCGCGGCGGCAAGGGATCGCAGCCCGACGCCCCCACTGCCGAGGAACGCGATGCCATCGCCGATTGGGCGGAAAGGCTGCGCCCCGGCCAGTTGCACCGCCTGTGGCAATTATTGCTGAAAGGCCATGACGAGGTGCGGACCGCGCCCGATCCGCTGGTCGCCGCGCAGATGGCGCTGCTGCGCGTGATGCATGCCGCCGACATGCCCGATCCGGGCGAACTGGCGCGCAGGCTCGACGACATTGCCCCGCGCCCCGCCGCCGCGCGGCCTGCGGACGGGCAGGGCGGGGCGGGCGCATCGGCCCCGGCGGCAAGGCTGGACTGGCCCGAACTGGTCGAAAGCGTCGAGAATGCGGGCGCGCTGCGCATCGGGCAGATCATGCGCGATTATGTGCGCGTGGTGGAACTTGCACCGGGCACGCTGCGCTACCATCTCGCACCCGAATACAAGGGCGATGCCGGACCCGATCTGCGCGACGGCCTGCAGCAGGCCACCGGCACACGCTGGCAGGTCGAGCGGGCCGAGCCGGGCGAGGATGGCATGCCCTCTCTGGGCGAAGCCGCCAAGGCGAGGGCCGAGGCGGAGACGCGCGGCATACACGAATCCCCGCTGGTAAAGGCGGCGCTTGCCGCTTTCCCGGGTGCGAAACTGCTCGAACACGGGCGCATGGACAACGGCGGCGATGCGCACGAAGCGCGCTACCGTCAGGCATAA
- the lon gene encoding endopeptidase La, which yields MNSYPLLPLRDIVVFPGMVVPLFVGREKSVAALEAAMAGDKDIMLVAQLDPGCDDPTSDDLYDIGVIASVLQLLKLPDGTVRVLVEGQERASVKSMALQNDMLVANVELMDEITASGTEVSALMRQVLEQFNDYAKLNKKLSADAGEQLGEIDDASRLADAVAANIAAKVSDKQAMLTERDPVKRLEMSLAFMEGELGVLQVERRIRGRVKRQMEKTQREYYLNEQLKAIQSELGGEGEDGDELAELAEKIEKAKLSKEARSKATAELKKLRSMQPMSAEATVIRNYLDVLLGLPWGKKSRVKKDIGRAQDVLDADHYALDKVKDRIIEYLAVQARTNRLKGPILCLVGPPGVGKTSLGRSIAKATGREFVRQSLGGVRDEAEIRGHRRTYIGSLPGKIVTNLKKAGASNPLFLLDEIDKLGQDFRGDPASALLEVLDPEQNAKFQDHYLEIDYDLSDVMFVCTANSLNLPQPLLDRMEIIRLEGYTEDEKVEIAHRHLIDKQVELHGLKKGEFELTEPALRDLIRFYTREAGVRTLEREIARLARKSLRKILEGEVESVVITTDNLGDFAGVRKFRHGVSDEENQIGAVTGLAWTEVGGELLTIESVTVPGKGAVKTTGKLGEVMNESVQAAFSFVKARAPHYGIKPSIFRHKDIHIHLPEGAVPKDGPSAGVGMVTSIVSTLTGIPVRANVAMTGEVTLRGRVLAIGGLKEKLLAALRGGITTVLIPEENKKDLVEIPANIVERLEIIPVEHVDEVLARALAEPVAPIEWSEEDDLASQPTGLAGGGLSHTAH from the coding sequence ATGAACAGCTACCCGCTTCTTCCCCTGCGCGACATCGTGGTGTTTCCCGGCATGGTCGTGCCGCTGTTCGTGGGGCGCGAGAAATCGGTCGCCGCGCTGGAAGCAGCGATGGCGGGCGACAAGGACATCATGCTGGTCGCGCAGCTGGATCCCGGCTGCGACGATCCGACGTCCGACGATCTGTACGACATCGGCGTGATCGCCAGCGTGCTGCAATTGCTCAAGCTGCCCGACGGCACAGTCCGCGTGCTGGTCGAGGGGCAGGAGCGTGCCTCGGTCAAGTCGATGGCGCTGCAGAACGACATGCTGGTCGCGAATGTCGAACTGATGGACGAGATCACAGCCAGCGGTACCGAGGTATCAGCCCTGATGCGGCAGGTGCTGGAACAGTTCAACGACTATGCCAAGCTCAACAAGAAGCTGTCTGCCGACGCGGGCGAGCAGCTGGGCGAGATCGACGACGCATCGCGCCTGGCCGATGCGGTGGCGGCCAATATCGCCGCCAAGGTGTCCGACAAGCAGGCCATGCTGACCGAGCGCGACCCGGTGAAGCGGCTGGAAATGTCGCTTGCCTTCATGGAGGGCGAACTGGGCGTGCTGCAGGTGGAACGCCGCATCCGCGGCCGCGTGAAGCGGCAGATGGAAAAGACGCAGCGCGAATATTACCTCAACGAACAGCTCAAGGCGATCCAGTCCGAACTGGGCGGCGAGGGCGAGGACGGCGACGAACTTGCCGAACTGGCCGAGAAGATCGAGAAGGCGAAGCTGTCCAAGGAGGCACGCTCCAAGGCCACGGCGGAGCTCAAGAAGCTGCGCTCGATGCAGCCGATGAGCGCCGAGGCGACCGTCATCCGCAACTATCTCGACGTGCTGCTGGGCTTGCCATGGGGCAAGAAGAGCCGCGTCAAGAAGGACATCGGCCGGGCGCAGGACGTGCTTGATGCCGATCACTATGCGCTGGACAAGGTCAAGGACCGGATCATCGAATATCTCGCGGTCCAGGCGCGCACCAACCGGCTCAAGGGGCCGATCCTGTGCCTCGTCGGTCCTCCGGGCGTGGGCAAGACCTCGCTGGGCCGCTCGATCGCCAAGGCGACGGGCCGCGAATTCGTTCGCCAGTCGCTGGGCGGCGTGCGCGACGAGGCAGAGATCCGCGGCCACCGCCGGACCTATATCGGCTCGCTGCCGGGCAAGATCGTGACGAACCTGAAAAAGGCCGGTGCGTCGAACCCGCTGTTCCTGCTGGACGAGATCGACAAGCTGGGACAGGATTTCCGCGGCGATCCGGCCAGCGCCCTGTTGGAAGTGCTGGACCCCGAGCAGAACGCCAAGTTCCAGGATCACTACCTCGAGATCGACTATGATCTGTCGGACGTGATGTTCGTATGCACCGCGAACTCGCTGAACCTGCCGCAGCCGCTGCTCGACCGCATGGAGATCATCCGGCTGGAAGGATATACCGAGGATGAGAAAGTCGAGATCGCGCATCGCCATCTGATCGACAAGCAGGTCGAACTGCACGGGCTGAAGAAGGGCGAGTTCGAATTGACCGAACCCGCGCTGCGCGACCTGATCCGCTTCTACACGCGCGAAGCGGGCGTCCGCACGCTCGAGCGCGAGATCGCGCGCCTGGCCCGCAAGAGCCTGCGCAAGATCCTGGAGGGCGAGGTCGAGAGCGTGGTGATCACGACCGACAATCTCGGCGACTTCGCGGGCGTGCGCAAGTTCCGCCACGGCGTCTCGGACGAGGAGAACCAGATCGGCGCGGTTACCGGCCTTGCCTGGACCGAAGTCGGCGGCGAACTGCTGACCATTGAAAGCGTGACCGTCCCCGGCAAGGGCGCGGTCAAGACCACCGGCAAGCTGGGCGAGGTCATGAACGAGAGCGTGCAGGCCGCATTCTCCTTCGTGAAGGCCCGCGCCCCGCATTACGGGATCAAGCCGTCGATCTTCCGCCACAAGGACATCCATATCCATCTGCCCGAAGGCGCGGTGCCCAAGGACGGGCCCAGCGCGGGTGTCGGCATGGTCACCTCGATCGTCTCGACGCTGACCGGCATTCCGGTGCGCGCCAATGTCGCGATGACGGGCGAGGTCACCTTGCGCGGCCGCGTGCTGGCGATCGGCGGGCTCAAGGAAAAGCTTCTGGCGGCTTTGCGCGGCGGCATCACCACCGTGCTGATCCCCGAGGAAAACAAGAAGGACCTGGTCGAGATTCCGGCCAATATCGTCGAGCGGCTGGAAATCATCCCGGTCGAGCATGTCGACGAGGTCCTGGCCCGCGCATTGGCCGAACCCGTGGCGCCGATCGAATGGAGCGAGGAAGATGACCTTGCCAGCCAGCCGACCGGTCTGGCGGGCGGCGGATTGTCGCACACCGCGCATTGA
- a CDS encoding HU family DNA-binding protein, translated as MNKNELISEVAETSGLTRSDATKAVEGVFDAITASLAKGDEVRLVGFGTFSVAKRKASTGRNPRTGEPMTIKASTQPKFKAGKGLKDSVN; from the coding sequence ATGAACAAGAACGAGCTGATCAGCGAAGTCGCCGAGACGAGCGGACTGACGCGCAGCGATGCCACCAAGGCCGTAGAAGGCGTGTTCGACGCCATCACCGCCTCGCTGGCAAAGGGGGACGAGGTTCGCCTGGTGGGTTTCGGCACTTTCTCGGTCGCCAAGCGCAAGGCGTCGACCGGCCGCAACCCCCGCACTGGCGAGCCGATGACGATCAAGGCGTCGACCCAGCCCAAGTTCAAGGCTGGCAAGGGCCTGAAGGATTCGGTGAACTGA
- a CDS encoding fasciclin domain-containing protein: MRLPISMAAAIALTAAVPAYADHHSGSGHASSTIVETAVASPQHETLVAAVKAAKLADTLGGEGPYTVFAPTDAAFDKLPAGTVADLLKPENEGMLRSVLTYHVVPGNVTASQLVGMIQSNGGSAELKTVQGGMLTASLSGDNVILTDASGGTATVVQADLKASNGVIHATNAVSMPG; the protein is encoded by the coding sequence ATGAGACTTCCGATTTCCATGGCCGCAGCGATTGCGCTGACCGCTGCCGTTCCCGCCTATGCCGACCATCATTCCGGGTCCGGGCATGCAAGCTCTACCATCGTCGAGACTGCAGTGGCGTCACCGCAGCACGAGACGCTCGTCGCGGCGGTCAAGGCTGCGAAGCTGGCCGATACGCTGGGCGGCGAAGGGCCCTACACGGTGTTCGCACCCACCGATGCCGCGTTCGACAAGCTGCCGGCGGGAACGGTCGCCGACCTGCTCAAGCCCGAGAACGAGGGCATGCTGCGTTCGGTGCTGACCTATCACGTGGTGCCGGGCAATGTGACCGCATCCCAGCTTGTCGGCATGATCCAGAGCAATGGCGGATCGGCGGAACTGAAGACCGTGCAGGGCGGCATGCTGACGGCCAGCCTGTCCGGCGACAACGTCATCCTGACCGATGCAAGCGGCGGCACCGCCACGGTGGTGCAGGCCGATCTGAAGGCGTCGAACGGCGTGATCCACGCCACCAACGCGGTATCGATGCCTGGCTGA
- a CDS encoding VOC family protein yields the protein MFSHVHVGSNDPARAKRFYDAIMAVLGGGEGVKDPERDRYFYNHDGAMLIVGKPLDGGEATVSNGATIGFRVDSPEQGDEWVKAGIENGGTLIEDAPGIRKKTAGTLYLAYLRDPDGNKLCALKFMDR from the coding sequence ATGTTCAGCCATGTCCATGTCGGCAGCAACGACCCGGCCCGCGCCAAACGATTCTACGACGCGATCATGGCCGTGCTGGGCGGCGGGGAAGGGGTCAAGGATCCCGAGCGCGATCGCTATTTCTACAACCATGACGGCGCGATGCTGATCGTCGGCAAGCCGCTCGACGGGGGAGAGGCTACCGTCAGCAATGGCGCGACCATCGGCTTTCGCGTCGACAGCCCCGAACAGGGCGACGAATGGGTGAAAGCAGGCATCGAGAACGGCGGCACGCTGATCGAGGATGCGCCCGGAATCCGCAAGAAGACCGCGGGCACGCTCTATCTCGCCTATCTGCGCGACCCGGACGGCAACAAGCTGTGCGCGCTGAAGTTCATGGACCGCTGA
- a CDS encoding S-(hydroxymethyl)glutathione dehydrogenase/class III alcohol dehydrogenase: MKTRAAVAFEAKKPLEIVEVDLEGPKEGEVLVEIMATGLCHTDAYTLDGLDSEGLFPSILGHEGAGIVREIGPGVTSVKPDDHVIPLYTPECRQCKSCLSGKTNLCTAIRATQGKGVMPDGTSRFSYKGEMIHHYMGCSTFSNFTVLPEIAVAKIREDAPFKTSCYIGCGVTTGVGAVTNTAKVQVGDNVVVFGLGGIGLNVIQGAKLAGAAKIIGIDINPDREEWGRKFGMTEFLNTRGMGHDEIVQKIVAMTDGGADYTFDCTGNTNVMRTALEACHRGWGESIIIGVAEAGKEISTRPFQLVTGRVWKGTAFGGAKGRTDVPKIVDWYMNGQIEIDPMITHVLTLDEINKGFDLMHAGESIRSVVVY, from the coding sequence ATGAAGACCCGCGCCGCCGTCGCATTCGAAGCGAAGAAGCCGCTCGAGATCGTCGAAGTCGATCTGGAGGGTCCGAAGGAGGGCGAGGTGCTGGTCGAGATCATGGCGACCGGCCTGTGCCACACCGATGCCTACACGCTCGACGGGCTGGACAGCGAGGGCCTGTTCCCCTCGATCCTTGGCCACGAAGGCGCGGGCATCGTGCGCGAGATCGGACCCGGCGTTACCAGCGTGAAGCCCGACGATCATGTCATTCCGCTCTACACGCCCGAATGCCGCCAGTGTAAGTCGTGCCTGTCGGGCAAGACCAATCTGTGCACCGCGATCCGCGCCACGCAGGGCAAGGGGGTGATGCCCGACGGCACCAGCCGCTTCAGCTACAAGGGCGAGATGATCCATCACTACATGGGCTGCTCGACCTTCTCGAACTTCACCGTCCTGCCCGAAATCGCGGTTGCGAAGATCCGCGAGGATGCCCCCTTCAAGACCAGCTGCTATATCGGCTGCGGCGTGACCACGGGCGTTGGCGCGGTGACCAATACCGCCAAGGTGCAGGTGGGCGACAATGTGGTGGTGTTCGGCCTGGGCGGTATCGGCCTCAACGTGATCCAGGGCGCGAAGCTGGCGGGCGCGGCGAAGATCATCGGCATCGACATCAACCCCGACCGCGAGGAATGGGGCCGCAAGTTCGGCATGACCGAATTCCTCAACACCAGGGGGATGGGCCATGACGAGATCGTGCAGAAAATCGTCGCGATGACCGATGGCGGCGCGGACTACACCTTCGACTGCACCGGCAATACCAATGTCATGCGCACCGCGCTTGAGGCATGCCACCGCGGCTGGGGCGAGAGCATCATCATCGGCGTGGCCGAAGCGGGCAAGGAAATCAGCACGCGCCCGTTCCAGCTTGTCACCGGGCGCGTATGGAAGGGCACCGCGTTCGGCGGCGCGAAGGGCCGGACCGATGTACCCAAGATCGTCGACTGGTACATGAACGGGCAGATCGAGATCGATCCGATGATCACCCATGTGCTGACACTGGACGAGATCAACAAGGGCTTCGACCTGATGCATGCGGGTGAGAGCATTCGCAGCGTCGTGGTCTATTGA
- a CDS encoding LysR family transcriptional regulator, which translates to MIGGWDGIEEFVAVARAGSFTAGARAFNASVTHMSRSIARLEQRLDTRLFNRTTRSVYLTESGHSFFAQCQRLVEEREEAIAALSQHNEPFGLLRVTCSYALGERFISPLLREFAQKHAGIQVELDLDNDVVDIAGRGYDLAVRTGHLEDSRLIATRVAQRELITVASRDYISRHGKPMQVEDLSAHECLVGSASQWQFRYGQSYRPDGRWRCNSGASLLDACLGGMGVCQIPAFYVGEHLAAGRLQTVLEDHKPQDEPIWAVYSARRQQAPKVTGLVSHLRARLQALLDG; encoded by the coding sequence ATGATCGGCGGCTGGGACGGGATCGAGGAATTCGTGGCGGTGGCCCGCGCGGGCAGCTTCACCGCGGGCGCGCGGGCGTTCAATGCTTCGGTCACGCATATGAGCCGGTCGATCGCGCGGCTGGAACAGCGGCTGGACACGCGGCTGTTCAACCGCACGACCCGCTCCGTTTACTTGACCGAAAGCGGCCACTCGTTCTTCGCCCAATGCCAGCGCCTGGTCGAGGAGCGCGAGGAAGCGATCGCCGCGCTCAGCCAGCATAACGAGCCGTTCGGCCTGCTGCGCGTCACCTGCTCCTATGCGCTGGGCGAGCGCTTCATCTCGCCGCTGCTGCGCGAATTCGCGCAGAAACATGCGGGCATTCAGGTGGAGCTCGACCTCGACAATGACGTCGTCGACATCGCGGGGCGCGGATACGACCTGGCGGTCCGCACCGGGCATCTGGAGGATTCCCGCCTGATCGCCACCCGCGTCGCGCAGCGCGAGCTGATCACGGTTGCCTCGCGCGATTATATTTCGCGCCATGGCAAGCCGATGCAGGTCGAGGATCTGTCCGCCCACGAATGCCTCGTCGGCTCCGCCTCGCAATGGCAGTTCCGCTATGGGCAGAGCTATCGGCCCGATGGTCGCTGGCGCTGCAATTCCGGGGCATCGCTGCTGGACGCCTGTCTTGGCGGGATGGGCGTGTGTCAGATCCCGGCGTTCTACGTCGGCGAACATCTGGCCGCTGGCCGGCTTCAGACGGTGCTGGAAGACCACAAGCCGCAGGACGAGCCGATCTGGGCGGTCTATTCCGCGCGGCGGCAACAGGCACCCAAGGTCACGGGCCTGGTAAGCCATTTGCGGGCACGGCTGCAGGCTCTGCTGGATGGGTGA
- the rlmB gene encoding 23S rRNA (guanosine(2251)-2'-O)-methyltransferase RlmB codes for MQGGRGSGRATKGAVRLWGRHAVIAAMENPHRSINRIWATHEMMDELRAEGIEPAPDVRVEFAQNTDLARLVARDAPHQNIVIECDPLPDLFLKDVLEGDPAAPIVILDQVTDPHNVGAVMRSAAAFGAVCIVTQDRHAPPESGVLAKSASGALETLPWVRVVNLARALDEIAEAGYWRIGLDGDGEVTLAEALPTGPVALVLGAEGDGLRHNIGQHCDQIARLPISSAVESLNVSNAAAISLYACATRTPQGS; via the coding sequence ATGCAGGGCGGACGCGGCAGCGGGCGCGCGACCAAGGGTGCGGTGCGGCTATGGGGCCGCCATGCGGTGATCGCGGCGATGGAGAACCCCCATCGCAGCATCAACCGCATCTGGGCCACGCACGAGATGATGGACGAATTGCGGGCCGAGGGGATCGAGCCCGCCCCCGACGTGCGCGTCGAATTCGCGCAGAATACCGACCTTGCCCGGCTGGTCGCGCGCGATGCGCCGCACCAGAACATCGTGATCGAATGCGACCCCCTGCCCGACCTGTTCCTCAAGGACGTGCTCGAGGGTGATCCGGCCGCGCCGATCGTCATCCTCGACCAGGTGACCGATCCGCACAACGTGGGCGCGGTCATGCGCTCGGCAGCGGCGTTCGGCGCGGTGTGCATCGTCACGCAGGATCGCCATGCTCCGCCCGAATCGGGCGTGCTGGCGAAATCGGCATCGGGCGCGCTGGAGACGCTGCCCTGGGTGCGGGTGGTGAACCTTGCCCGCGCCCTCGACGAGATTGCCGAGGCCGGATATTGGCGCATCGGCCTGGACGGCGATGGGGAAGTGACCTTGGCCGAGGCGCTGCCCACCGGGCCGGTCGCCCTGGTGCTGGGCGCGGAAGGCGATGGACTTCGCCACAATATCGGGCAGCATTGCGACCAGATCGCCCGCCTGCCGATCAGCTCGGCGGTCGAGAGCCTGAACGTGTCCAACGCGGCGGCCATCTCGCTCTACGCCTGCGCGACGCGTACGCCGCAGGGTTCATGA